One window of the Parambassis ranga unplaced genomic scaffold, fParRan2.1 scaffold_68_arrow_ctg1, whole genome shotgun sequence genome contains the following:
- the tg gene encoding thyroglobulin isoform X3: MQRSQSVTTETMASLLHVACILACCPALLQGKASEYQLESETLSRCELLRGMAVAKQQGHVPHCTEDGSFRPVQCRRGGDECWCVDAEGQEVAGTRTNSSAPHCPPPCQLQSALRCSASGLFESVQCDSSRGQCWCVDQDGMELYGTRQTGRPQRCPGSCVVRWRRLLHSSGSLSPPQCGDDGSFLPVQCKFINTTDRTELDLLHTFNRVPEAFDTFSAFRKFFPLVSSYCFCSDSRGREMDNTGVELLLSEVYDSAFSDLPPGRSFSQTSVYRVLQRRMLGIRLAVSGHFRCPSSCEEEHRAAMEAGSVYVPSCERGGAFSSRQCQQGGQCWCVDPTGRELPGTRQQGDSLQCSPGPVHCPSQRSLALAQLFTGPVDPPGLHTGRSPSFCVSLLQALTDLLPVEVDVASFLSDLMEVLHGLFPSVDRALQALSRSSPRRLQESLFGGKFLKNTVAFNFSGVVGAQGALGLSQLSSQNVVMNLQKNRDQVQSVSRALEDPAFLSALKQTLSSLSSSQSVTVEQALTPLLRSCSYTDTAASIFVPSCTSSGGFQQVQCHGAECWCADSQGQEVAGSRVIGHRPRCPSSCRRARAMALKVKSKMAAGAEIHIPACSENGDFLPLQCVGSRCFCVDPEGKTSTDGPTGGAISCPERTTQNHQPSAGQCSLLLAEVTSFQQEVRSIIALSNSSHLPLGYGFLMAEGLRLTPEELLISQSEKELQVSDRLLSHSKHSLQLAAFSTLQMMAPQQQFYQPFTPQCDADGRWMHTQCYHSTGQCWCVDEDGDYIPDSLTSRPLSLPKCMTRCQRAEVHYLLSGWTKVSDITSSSTYHPKCEQDGRFSVLQTGGAAGWCVNPLTGEAIQAATTSSAGEPTCPSWCELSGLQCRPDGSFAPLQCDVFSCWCVSEDGKEVRGTRTSRQTGGAPSCDRPLCPTPVITHGAMVCRPAANRHQTCDLICHYGYHNSLPVNSFLCETASQQWGEDHRPLSGACQVSQPPQMVSSSLVWLLSSSCSQISRLQSQLLSMMTSRGLCAAQLPVSARVVSLCDDSSVSARCDADNSLRFTFRWSVALSDLPLPELPNLHDIVLFLNESRLLDGIQGVLGDVRSELASDPKLVSMTTPSFGCSRGYRLGRVGEGCIVCPPGTFSREGACLLCPHGTYQDEKGRDFCHSCPRGSSPAGASSVDQCVTACQRQGLRCSQQGDFLPAQPDFLSNRWRCVSSEGVELEWTNSDKILTDEECSVLSRFQVVPASRLIVGAEDVDILQTTTSNLNACVQACAAEPSCHHVALSSRQTQCELYSTHTVNTHCNTSEPTRGFLGNAEAERFDWLSCSLRVKGGAPDLLVFRKKERELPLQQSFVRMRMMKAVSGVFRTQVFSSGRTSLSDAQRFCQDGCSRDACCHGFILNQNSLDGGSLLCGWLRAPSVLMCGDQDWDVIGQGTADRVCGAGLTYNEQQRSFVFDFGGQQFTISDSALPADSKNKKDYQASIITFQAVYLNPDAVAAASGSCAAAEVSPPLDASVQLKFESVSEDDVLVDPHRRPPALSFWLNRNNYNSQQALRWCLTRCDAEPQCSVADLRDAESASFFSCFLFADSRVCGAYDKPLTRACRLLLDRPPNNTYRKKVDLSGPVRNFYQRVSFQKMVSYSVRHRASLMANTPLSEGFMQCELRCDEDPCCRGFGFVHDTKSPGIHGGSGVVCLALISLGVQTCSEDDVTTWRTQDCSPSAVKTTPDPFGWYQKPVNQWSSSPDLCPPFSLPATNVSADAWRLLSDSSLLVDPSLSTFDVIHVSRDIASDGDRTRDWCLHACQEAESCVAVSLSEVESASRCVLYPDTTACGLSSSPRSSNPASSCRIVVREPASYVYMRTERLPLVTSASIPGHGILQGVAVETTVGSDRRAVLQFLGVPYAHPPIGSLRFEAAQPANWKGTWDATKPRASCVQPGDRESEASSEDCLYLNIFTPAVQPIRTQDCWMAPPSLLWVILLW; encoded by the exons ATGCAGCGCTCTCAGTCTGTCACCACAGAGACCATGGCCTCGCTGCTCCATGTCGCCTGCATCCTGGCCTGCTGccctgctctgctgcagggCAAAGCTTCAG AATACCAGCTGGAGTCAGAGACCCTCAGCCGGTGTGAGCTGCTAAGGGGAATGGCTGTTGCCAAGCAACAAGGCCACGTCCCTCACTGCACAGAGGATGGCAGTTTCAG gcctGTGCAGTGCAGGAGAGGGGGTGACGAGTGTTGGTGTGTTGATGCAGAAGGTCAGGAGGTCGCCGGGACTCGGACCAACAGCTCCGCTCCTCACT GTCCGCCCCCCTGCCAGCTGCAGTCGGCTCTGCGGTGCTCTGCTTCAGGTCTCTTTGAGTCTGTTCAGTGTgactccagcagggggcagtgttggtGCGTGGATCAGGATGGCATGGAGCTGTATGGGACCAGACAGACTGGGAGGCCCCAACGCT GTCCTGGCAGCTGTGTGGTCAGGTGGAGGCGTCTCCTCCACAGCTCCgggtctctgtctcctcctcagtgTGGGGATGATGGCAGCTTCCTCCCTGTGCAGTGCAAGTTCATCAACACCACggacaggacagagctggacctgctGCACACCTTcaacag ggttcCAGAGGCCTTTGACACATTTAGTGCTTTCAGGAAATTTTTCCCGCTGGTGTCCTCATATTGTTTCTGCTCAGACAGCCGAGGCCGAGAGATGGacaacacag GTGTGGAGCTCCTCCTCTCAGAGGTGTATGACTCCGCCTTCTCTGACCTCCCTCCTGGCCGCTCCTTCTCTCAGACCAGTGTGTACAgagtgctgcagaggaggatgctgggaaTTCGCCTCGCTGTCAGCGGACACTTCAGAT GTCCGTCTTCCTGTGAGGAGGAGCATCGGGCAGCCATGGAGGCAGGCAGCGTCTATGTCCCGTCTTGTGAGAGGGGCGGAGCCTTTAGTTCCAGACAGTGTCAGCAGGGGGGGCAGTGCTGGTGTGTGGACCCCACCGGGAGAGAGCTTCCTGGGACACGGCAGCAAGGAGACTCCCTGCAGTGCA gtccagGTCCGGTTCACTGCCCCTCTCAGCGTAGCTTGGCTCTGGCCCAGCTCTTCACAGGTCCCGTTGATCCTCCTGGTCTTCACACTGGCAGATCTCCGTCCTTTTGTGTCTCCCTCCTGCAGGCTCTTACAGACCTCCTGCCAGTGGAGGTGGATGTAGCCTCCTTCTTGTCTGATCTGATGGAAGTGCTCCATGGGCTCTTCCCTTCAGTGGACAGGGCTCTCCAGGCCCTGTCCCGGTCCTCCCCCCGTCGCCTCCAGGAGAGCCTGTTTGGAGGGAAGTTCCTGAAGAACACTGTGGCCTTTAACTTCAGTGGGGTGGTGGGAGCTCAGGGAGCTCTGGGTCTGAGCCAGCTCTCCTCTCAGAACGTTGTCATGAATCTGCAGAAGAACCGGGACCAGGTCCAGTCTGTCAGCAGGGCCTTGGAAGACCCAGCCTTCCTCTCTGCCCTCAAGCAGACACTGAGCAgtctcagcagctcacagtCGGTGACAGTGGAACAG GCTCTGACTCCACTGCTGCGCTCCTGCTCATACACCGACACCGCAGCCTCCATCTTTGTTCCCAGCTGCACATCCAGCGGTGGCTTCCAGCAGGTTCAGTGCCATGGTGCAGAGTGTTGGTGTGCTGACTCTCAGGGTCAGGAGGTGGCAGGGTCACGGGTCATTGGTCACCGACCTCGCTGTCCGTCCAGCTGCAGGAGAGCACGAGCAATGGCGCTGAAGGTGAAATCAAAGATGGCTGCTGGAGCTGAAATCCACATTCCTGCATGTTCAGAGAATGGAGACTTCCTGCCACTGCAGTGCGTCGGATCACGCTGCTTCTGTGTGGATCCTGAGGGAAAGACGTCGACTGATGGGCCAACAGGGGGTGCTATCTCAT GTCCAGAGAGAACCACACAGAACCATCAACCCTCTGCAG GTCAGTGCTCGCTGCTGTTAGCTGAGGTCACATCGTTCCAACAGGAAGTGAGGAGCATCATCGCGCTGTCTAACTCCTCCCACCTTCCTCTTGGATATGGATTCCTAATGGCTGAAGGCCTGCGTCTGACCCCTGAGGAGCTcctgatcagccaatcagagaaggAGCTCCAAGTCTCTGATAGGCTGCTGAGCCACTCCAAACACAGTCTGCAATTGGCTGCTTTCTCCA CTCTTCAGATGATGGCTCCTCAGCAGCAGTTCTACCAGCCGTTCACTCCACAGTGTGACGCCGACGGACGCtggatgcacacacagtgttaccacagcacag gTCAGTGTTGGTGTGTTGATGAGGATGGAGACTACATTCCGGACTCTCTGACCAGCCGCCCACTCAGCCTGCCTAAAT gtatgaCTCGCTGTCAGAGAGCTGAGGTTCACTATCTGCTCTCTGGTTGGACAAAAGTTTCTGACAtcacctccagctccacctaCCACCCAAAGTGTGAGCAG gatgGCCGTTTCTcggtgctgcagacaggaggcGCTGCAGGCTGGTGTGTGAACCCTCTGACGGGAGAGGCGATACAAGCAGCGACAACGAGCTCAGCAGGAGAGCcgacat gtccCAGCTGGTGTGAGCTGTCGGGTCTCCAGTGCCGCCCCGACGGCTCCTTCGCCCCGCTACAGTGTGATGTCTTTTcctgctggtgtgtgtctgaggaCGGAAAGGAAGTACGCGGGACACGAACATCCCGACAGACAGGGGGCGCACCATCATGTGACC GACCCCTCTGCCCCACCCCTGTAATTACCCATGGTGCAATGGTGTGCCGTCCAGCTGCCAATAGACACCAGACTTGCGACCTTATCTGTCACTATGGTTACCACAACTCGCTTCCTGTGAACAGTTTCCTTTGTGAGACTGCAAGTCAGCAATGGGGCGAAGACCACAGACCGCTGAGTGGAGCCTGTCAGG TCTCTCAGCCTCCTCAGATGGTCTCGTCCTCTTTGGTCTGGTTGTTGTCGTCGTCCTGCTCTCAGATCAGCAGATTACAGTCTCAGTTGTTGAGCAtgatgaccagcagggggctctgCGCTGCACAG cttcCAGTGTCGGCCCGTGTGGTGTCACTGTGTGACGACTCCTCGGTCAGTGCACGCTGTGACGCTGACAACTCCCTGAGGTTTACGTTCCGGTGGAGCGTCGCCCTGTCTGACCTTCCCCTCCCTGAACTCCCCAACCTCCACGACATCG TGCTCTTCCTGAATGAGTCCAGACTTCTCGATGGAATCCAGGGAGTTCTGGGTGACGTCCGGTCTGAACTAGCATCAGATCCCAAGCTGGTTTCTATGACGACACCAAGCTTTGGCTGTTCCCGTGGTTACCGCCTGGGCAGAGTTGGTGAAGGCTGCA TTGTTTGTCCTCCTGGGACTTTCTCCAGAGAGGGGGCGTGTCTTCTGTGTCCTCATGGAACCTACCAGGATGAAAAGGGGCGGGACTTTTGCCACAGCTGTCCTAGAGGCTCTTCACCTGCTGGAGCTTCATCAGTCGATCAGT GTGTTACAGCGTGTCAGAGGCAGGGGCTGCGGTGTTCACAGCAGGGTGACTTCCTGCCAGCACAGCCCGACTTCCTGTCCAATAGGTGGAGGTGTGTCAGCAGTGAAGGGGTGGAGCTCGAGTGGACCAACAGTGACAAGATTCTGACTGACGAGGAGTGTTCAG ttctcaGCAGGTTTCAGGTGGTTCCTGCATCACGTCTGATTGTTGGAGCTGAAGATGTTGACATCCTTCAGACGACGACTTCAAACCTTAATGCCTGTGTtcaag cGTGTGCAGCCGAGCCGTCCTGCCACCACGTGGCGCTGTCCAGCAGACAGACTCAGTGTGAGctgtacagcacacacaccgtgaacacacactgcaacacctCCGAGCCG ACCAGGGGGTTTCTGGGCAATGCTGAGGCTGAACGATTTGATTGGCTGAGCTGCTCTCTGAGGGTGAAAGGCGGGGCTCCAGATCTCTTGGTGTTCAGAAAGAAag AGCGGGAGCTTCCCCTGCAGCAGAGCTttgtgaggatgaggatgatgaaggctGTCTCAGGTGTCTTCCGTACTCAGGTGTTCTCCTCTGGACGGACCTCTCTGTCCGATGCTCAGCGTTTCTGTCAGGACGGCTGCAGCCGTGACGCCTGCTGCCATGGTTTCATCCTTAACCAGAACAGCCTGGATGGAG gctctctgctctgtggttgGTTGAGAGCTCCGTCAGTGTTGATGTGCGGGGACCAGGACTGGGATGTGATTGGACAAGGAACAGCTGATCGTGTCTGTGGGGCGGGGCTTACCTACAACGAGCAGCAGCGGAGCTTCGTGTTCGACTTTGGAGGACAGCAGTTCACGATCA GTGACTCCGCTCTGCCGGCCGACAGTAAGAACAAGAAGGACTACCAGGCCTCCATCATCACATTCCAGGCTGTCTACCTGAACCCCG ATGCTGTGGCTGCTGCCTCTGGttcctgtgctgcagcagaagtcagtcctcctctggACG cctcgGTTCAGCTGAAGTTTGAGTCCGTGTCTGAGGACGACGTCCTCGTGGATCCTCACAGGAGGcctcctgctctctccttcTGGCTCAACAGGAACAACTACAACTCCCAGCAGGCCCTGCGTTGGTGCCTCACAC GCTGCGATGCGGAGCCGCAGTGCTCCGTCGCTGACCTCAGAGACGCTGAGTCAGCAAGTTTcttcagctgcttcctgtttgctgaCAGCAGAGTATGCGGAGCGTATGACAAACCTCTGACACGAGCCTGCCGCCTCCTGCTGGACAGACCGCCCAACAACACCTACAGAAAGAAGG tggaCCTGTCTGGACCCGTGAGGAATTTCTATCAGCGAGTTTCCTTTCAGAAGATGGTTTCCTACTCTGTACGCCATCGAGCCAGCCTGATGGCGAACACGCCACTGTCTGAGGG gttcATGCAGTGTGAGCTGCGCTGCGATGAGGATCCTTGTTGCCGTGGTTTCGGCTTTGTCCATGACACCAAGTCACCAGGTATCCATG gcgGCTCAGGTGTGGTGTGTCTGGCTCTCATCAGTCTTGGTGTTCAGACCTGTAGTGAGGATGATGTGACGACCTGGAGGACTCAGGACTGCAGCCCGTCTGCAGTCAAGACCACGCCTGACCCGTTTGGCTGGTACCAGAAACCcg tgaacCAGTGGAGCTCATCTCCTGACCTCTGTCCTCCATTCAGCCTGCCAGCCACCAACg TGTCGGCGGACGCGTGGCGTCTCCTCTCTGACTCATCGCTTCTTGTCGACCCGTCTCTCTCTACATTTGATGTCATCCATGTAAGCCGTGACATCGCCTCTGATGGGGACAGGACCCGGGACTggtgtctccatg CTTGCCAGGAGGCGGAGTCTTGTGTAGCCGTGTCACTTAGCGAGGTGGAGTCGGCAAGTCGCTGCGTCCTCTACCCGGACACCACAGCCTGTGGGCTGAGCTCCTCCCCCCGCTCATCGAACCCCGCCTCCTCCTGCAGAATAGTTGTCCGTGAGCCAGCCTCCTATGTGTACATGAGAACAG AGCGGTTGCCGTTGGTTACGTCGGCCTCCATCCCTGGCCATGGAATCCTGCAGGGCGTTGCTGTGGAAACAACAGTGGGCTCAGACAGGAGGGCGGTGCTTCAGTTCCTCGGAGTCCCATATGCCCATCCACCAATAGGATCGCTCCGCTTTGAAGCTGCTCAGCCAGCTAATTGGAAGGGCACCTGGGACGCCACCAAACCACG TGCGAGCTGCGTGCAGCCTGGTGACCGCGAGTCTGAGGCTTCCAGTGAAGACTGTCTGTACCTGAACATATTCACACCTGCTGTTCAG ccaatcagaacccAGGACTGCTGGATGGCTCCACCCTCGCTGCTGTGGGTAATATTGTTGTGGTAA